DNA sequence from the Butyricimonas faecalis genome:
CTAAAGAATAAACCCATCAGTAAAACTAAAATCTTTTTAATAGTGTTCATAATTAATAGGTATTAAAAGTTTATATATAATATATACACGACCTACCTCAAAAAGAATTAAATGTACAACTATTTTTTAATATAAATTTCGGGTAAGCTATTTTTTAAACCAGATACTTTGCGTACCCCAAAATCAGGGCACGAAAAAATATTCAAGAAGTAATCTAGGTTGAAATAGGAAAATTCTAGGCCTCTCGTCGATTTAAAACAACAATCGTCGAGAGGCTTAGTTTTATGGAGTACAGATAAATGGGAAGTTTATAGGAGGTTTGTATTGATTTTATGGTGAATAGGTGATCACCACTGGATGAATAGCGTAGTATATATTTTTCTTATATTATAAGAATACTTTATGAACCTTATTATATATAAGGTTCATATAAGGTTTCTATAAGGTATCTATAAGGTTCATGACGGTATTCATCAGGTAATGGTCTGCTTGTGATGATGGATTTTGGTGTTAATTGAGAGTGAAAAGGGACTTATCCGTGTAAGAAGTTTTCTGGAGCCGTCGAGTTGAACGTGCTGTTCTGCTAACAGCCTTTTTACCTTTGTCCGTGATGTATTGGATGACGACTCGAATGCATATCCGGATGTTGGAACGTTTTATTCGAGTGGAACCTGCGTATTGGCCGTGGTCGCGTCGGCGATGGAAGTATAAAAGAGTGGTTGAAGAATAAAAAAATCCAGGACTAAAATCCTGGATTTTTTATGAAGTGATGTTTGAATTTTATTTCATTGCTTCCTCGATAGCAACAGCCACGGCAACGGTAGCTCCAACCATCGGGTTGTTACCCATCCCGAGGAATCCCATCATTTCCACGTGTGCGGGAACGGAGGAGGAACCCGCGAATTGAGCGTCACCGTGCATACGGCCAAGCGTGTCGGTGAATCCGTAGCTGGCGGGTCCGGCTGCCATGTTGTCCGGGTGAAGGGTACGTCCGGTACCACCGCCGGAGGCTACTGAGAAGTATTTTCTTCCGGTTTCCATGCACTCTTTTTTGTATGTTCCGGCAACCGGGTGTTGGAAGCGGGTCGGGTTGGTTGAGTTTCCGGTAATGGAAACATCGACACCCTCGTGACGCATGATAGCTACACCTTCCCGAACGTCGTCAGCCCCGTAGCATCTTACTTGGGCGCGTTCTCCGTTAGAGTATGCTTTTTCTTTTACGATTTTCAATTCTCCGGTATAGTAATCGAATTCGGTTTGCACGTACGTGAAGCCATTGATACGGGAGATGATCATGGCCGCGTCTTTACCCAAGCCGTTCAAGATCACTTTCAACGGTTGTTGGCGTACTTTGTTGGCTGATTTTGCAATACCGATTGCTCCTTCTGCCGCGGCGAAAGATTCGTGTCCGGCAAGGAAGGCAAAACATTTAGTCTCTTCACGGAGTAGCATGGCTGCCAAGTTACCGTGACCTAAACCCACTTTACGATCGGCGGCAACGGATCCCGGGATACAGAATGACTGCAAGCCTTCACCGATGGCCTCTGCTGCTTCGGCTGCTTTTTTACATCCTTTTTTAATTGCGATAGCTGCACCGACTACATAAGCCCAAGCTGCGTTTTCGAACGCGATGGGTTGAATGTCTTTACACATTTTGTACGGGTCGATCCCTTTGGCATCACAAATTGTTTTTGCCTCTTCGATGTCTTTTATTCCGTAATTATTTAGAACCGCGTTGATTTGATTAATCCGACGGTCGT
Encoded proteins:
- a CDS encoding GGGtGRT protein, with product MALFESYDRRINQINAVLNNYGIKDIEEAKTICDAKGIDPYKMCKDIQPIAFENAAWAYVVGAAIAIKKGCKKAAEAAEAIGEGLQSFCIPGSVAADRKVGLGHGNLAAMLLREETKCFAFLAGHESFAAAEGAIGIAKSANKVRQQPLKVILNGLGKDAAMIISRINGFTYVQTEFDYYTGELKIVKEKAYSNGERAQVRCYGADDVREGVAIMRHEGVDVSITGNSTNPTRFQHPVAGTYKKECMETGRKYFSVASGGGTGRTLHPDNMAAGPASYGFTDTLGRMHGDAQFAGSSSVPAHVEMMGFLGMGNNPMVGATVAVAVAIEEAMK